From Desulfovibrio desulfuricans, a single genomic window includes:
- a CDS encoding HD-GYP domain-containing protein: MSHIKIPVSTLRPGMYIVDPGISWLKAPLLYMQEGILASDDEINGIILQGFAEAYYDPERSRDENSAAPQPNIPLAIELQAANRIYEDAYENVKNFLESARGGALDLTFARPLVGDIIKSLSRNVDALVTLSLLKKTDEYTYAHSVNVTIFAVAFANFLGMPDDRLHNVGLAGLLHDYGKALIPNEILTAPRSLTFQEFEVMRSHVLLGVEKIKQFSSVEQEAIEGIAQHHEKHNGTGYPNRLSGKQIGVFGRILSLSDVYDALSSKRVYKGALAPNKALGMMYKMRGQAWAPGYVERFIKMVGIFPVGTAVELSNEHQGIVCRSNPNFPAQPCVLVARDPDGRTIQPQFVDLTRYIGLRITRSLSAAESAHFDIPLLLGGPA, encoded by the coding sequence ATGTCCCACATCAAAATACCCGTTTCAACCCTACGCCCGGGGATGTATATTGTTGACCCCGGGATATCATGGCTGAAAGCCCCTCTGCTGTATATGCAGGAGGGAATTCTGGCGTCGGACGACGAAATCAACGGCATAATCCTTCAAGGATTTGCCGAAGCATACTACGACCCGGAACGCTCACGCGACGAAAATTCTGCGGCTCCCCAGCCAAATATTCCACTTGCCATAGAACTTCAGGCCGCCAACAGGATTTATGAAGACGCCTACGAGAATGTGAAAAACTTTCTCGAATCCGCCAGAGGCGGCGCGCTTGATCTTACCTTTGCGCGCCCGCTGGTGGGCGACATTATCAAAAGCCTTTCGCGCAACGTTGACGCGCTGGTGACGCTTTCTCTGCTCAAAAAAACAGACGAATACACCTACGCCCACAGCGTCAACGTAACCATTTTTGCCGTGGCCTTTGCCAATTTTCTGGGCATGCCCGACGACCGGCTGCACAACGTCGGGTTGGCCGGGCTGCTGCACGATTACGGCAAGGCGCTGATTCCCAACGAAATTCTCACCGCGCCCCGCTCCCTGACGTTTCAGGAATTTGAGGTCATGCGGTCGCATGTGCTGCTTGGTGTTGAAAAAATCAAGCAGTTTTCAAGCGTTGAGCAAGAAGCCATTGAAGGCATTGCGCAGCACCACGAAAAGCACAACGGCACGGGCTACCCCAACCGGCTATCCGGCAAGCAGATTGGCGTTTTTGGCCGTATTCTTTCGCTCAGCGACGTGTATGACGCCCTTTCGTCCAAGCGTGTTTACAAAGGGGCATTGGCCCCCAACAAGGCGCTGGGCATGATGTACAAAATGCGTGGTCAGGCATGGGCACCCGGCTATGTGGAACGCTTCATCAAAATGGTGGGCATTTTCCCCGTGGGTACTGCTGTGGAGCTTTCAAACGAGCACCAGGGCATTGTGTGCCGCTCCAACCCCAATTTTCCCGCCCAACCCTGCGTTCTTGTGGCGCGAGACCCTGACGGACGCACCATTCAGCCGCAGTTTGTTGACCTCACGCGCTACATTGGCCTGCGCATCACGCGCTCGCTATCTGCTGCCGAATCCGCTCATTTTGACATACCATTGTTACTGGGCGGCCCTGCGTAG